From Cataglyphis hispanica isolate Lineage 1 chromosome 3, ULB_Chis1_1.0, whole genome shotgun sequence, a single genomic window includes:
- the LOC126848506 gene encoding facilitated trehalose transporter Tret1-like has protein sequence MDPYSLSVEREASKNIEENERECFKDAIVSSRSLNKGFVEPTKLKNAIREIVACIVAASFHIAVGLTMAYSATLIPHLEKKDAELHATKEETSWIASLVVICAPFGALLGGFLMEMIGRLRTLQIGAIPSVIGWILIACSSNIPMLLVGRLLSGMSTALATSPAIVYITEVARPELRGSLISFGPTLASFGMLLSYLKGAYLDWRLVAWLSIIYSIVPVIMVQFWVPESPVWLVSKGRIDEAKKSLEWLYKNEKSQGKTSVVEAHFTTIMKENEIKLNEQRRSKHGNVSNKLRGFLKPTGWKPMAILFFFFSFQQFSGIYITLFYAVTWFQEVGSGVDEYLASILVGLTRFLCSMVNTWLLRRYKRRALCIISSFGMALCMTVSGYFTLNIKNGDRSGYWVPVLCLLLYVCTSMVGMLTIPWTMTAELFPTEIRGIAHSISYSMANVLMFAALQSYRSLQAFLGGSYAVQWFFAGISVGAALFVWLMLPETHGKKLSEIEEYFHNNFLALGAETKNKKRRAKRRTQQKKTPATEPLNPKTVQNV, from the exons ATGGATCCTTACTCATTAAG TGTGGAACGAGAGGCTTCGAAAAACATCGAGGAGAACGAGCGAGAGTGCTTCAAAGACGCGATCGTCTCGAGTAGAAGCCTCAACAAAGGTTTCGTCGAGCCGACGAAGCTTAAAAATGCCATCCGAGAG ATTGTCGCGTGCATCGTCGCAGCATCTTTCCACATAGCAGTAGGCCTCACTATGGCATACTCAGCGACTCTCATTCCTCATCTCGAGAAAAAAGATGCGGAGCTACATGCCACGAAAGAGGAGACTTCCTGGATAG CCAGCTTGGTCGTCATATGCGCGCCATTTGGCGCTCTATTGGGAGGATTCCTGATGGAGATGATAGGTCGATTGAGAACTCTGCAGATCGGCGCGATTCCCAGCGTGATCGGTTGGATACTTATTGCCTGTTCGAGCAATATACCGATGTTGCTGGTCGGTCGTTTGCTATCCGGGATGTCAACCGCCCTGGCAACCTCGCCGGCGATTGTCTATATCACCGAGGTGGCCAGACCGGAACTGCGTGGCTCATTGATCTCGTTCGGGCCGACGTTGGCGTCGTTCGGAATGTTACTGTCTTACTTAAAAGGCGCTTACTTGGATTGGCGACTGGTCGCCTGGCTCAGCATCATTTATTCGATTGTGCCCGTCATTATGGTGCAGTTTTGGGTGCCAGAATCACCTGTCTGGCTCGTCTCGAAAGGGCGCATCGATGAAGCCAAGAAGTCCCTAGAATG GCTTTACAAAAACGAGAAATCACAAGGCAAAACGTCAGTGGTCGAGGCGCATTTTACTACCATTATGAAAGAGaacgaaattaaattgaatgagCAACGGCGGAGCAAACACGGCAATGTATCCAACAAATTGCGAGGGTTCTTGAAACCGACCGGATGGAAACCCATGGCGatacttttcttcttcttttcgttTCAGCAGTTCTCCGgaatttacattacattgtTTTACGCAGTGACTTGGTTCCAg GAAGTGGGCTCAGGTGTGGACGAATATTTGGCTTCGATTCTGGTGGGTCTGACGCGTTTTCTATGTTCCATGGTGAACACTTGGCTACTTAGGCGATACAAGAGAAGAGCGTTGTGCATAATTTCATCGTTCGGGATGGCCCTATGCATGACCGTCTCCGGCTATTTTACATTGAACATCAAAAATGGCGATCGCAGCGGCTACTGG gTGCCGGTGCTCTGTCTGTTACTTTACGTGTGCACATCGATGGTTGGCATGCTAACTATTCCATGGACTATGACGGCAGAATTGTTCCCGACCGAAATCCGTGGGATCGCCCACTCCATCAGTTATTCCATGGCGAACGTGCTGATGTTTGCCGCGCTGCAGAGCTATCGAAGCTTGCAAGCTTTCCTAGGAG GATCATACGCGGTACAGTGGTTTTTCGCCGGTATTTCCGTGGGCGCGGCTCTCTTTGTGTGGCTAATGTTGCCGGAGACGCACGGGAAGAAGCTGTCAGAAATTGAGGAGTACTTTCACAACAATTTCTTGGCCTTGGGTGCGGAGACGAAGAACAAAAAGCGGCGAGCTAAAAGAAGAACTCAGCAAAAGAAAACGCCGGCGACCGAGCCGCTCAACCCGAAAACTGTGCAAAACGTTTAg